One stretch of Candidatus Leptovillus gracilis DNA includes these proteins:
- a CDS encoding 30S ribosomal protein S18, with the protein MHNPTNRRQRPKNLTHVDLDYKRPETLRPFITEFGRIRPRRQTRLSAAKQRELVREVKRARHLALLPFAAPD; encoded by the coding sequence ATACATAACCCAACCAACCGACGGCAGCGGCCCAAAAACCTGACCCACGTAGACCTGGATTACAAACGACCGGAGACTCTGCGCCCCTTTATCACCGAATTTGGCCGGATTCGCCCCCGCCGCCAGACGCGCCTCAGTGCCGCCAAACAGCGCGAGTTGGTGCGCGAAGTGAAACGCGCCCGCCACCTGGCGCTGCTGCCTTTTGCTGCTCCAGATTGA
- a CDS encoding GTP-binding protein, whose product MKSNGQPSLDSRLPVTVLSGFLGAGKTTLLNHVLHNREGLRVAVIVNDMSEVNIDAQLVSNGDANLSRTEEKLVQMSNGCICCTLREDLLLEIGRLAGEERFDYLLIEATGIAEPLAIAATFDFPVDDNGRSLADIARLDTMLTVVDAATWLAEYTNQQTLLERGLAVTDDDGRTLADLLVEQVEFANVILINKTDLVTADDLARLKSYLHRFNPDAVVLESRYGRIALDRVLNTGLFNLDAAAQLPRWAIELQGHHIPETDEYGISSFVYRARRPFHPQRLLDFIEGGGFKRLLRSKGFLWLASDTDMAYYWSQVARHGYFQLAGRWWAAEPRANWPDDAEVQLEITEAWAEPYGDRRQEIVCIGQKLKKEKLTARLDACLLTDAEFARWQTGQLTLENPFLMQTDEGEDDDKYITQPTDGSGPKT is encoded by the coding sequence ATGAAATCCAACGGACAACCATCTCTGGACAGCCGCCTGCCCGTCACCGTCTTATCCGGCTTTTTGGGCGCGGGCAAAACAACCCTGCTCAACCACGTGCTGCACAACCGCGAAGGGCTGCGCGTGGCCGTCATCGTCAACGACATGAGCGAGGTGAACATAGACGCGCAGTTGGTGAGCAATGGCGACGCTAACCTGAGCCGCACTGAAGAGAAGCTGGTGCAGATGAGCAATGGCTGCATCTGCTGCACGCTGCGCGAAGATTTGCTGCTGGAAATCGGCCGGTTGGCGGGCGAAGAACGCTTCGACTACCTGCTCATCGAGGCCACCGGCATCGCCGAACCGCTGGCGATTGCCGCCACCTTTGATTTTCCGGTGGATGACAACGGCCGTTCCCTGGCTGACATCGCCCGTTTAGACACCATGCTCACCGTGGTAGACGCCGCTACCTGGCTGGCCGAATACACCAATCAGCAAACCCTATTGGAGCGGGGATTAGCCGTCACCGACGACGACGGCCGTACCCTGGCCGACTTGCTGGTGGAGCAGGTGGAGTTCGCCAACGTCATCCTCATCAACAAAACCGACCTGGTAACGGCCGACGACCTGGCCCGGTTGAAGAGCTACCTGCATCGCTTCAACCCGGACGCGGTGGTGCTGGAGAGTAGATACGGCCGTATCGCCCTGGACCGGGTGCTGAACACCGGCCTGTTCAACCTGGACGCCGCCGCCCAACTGCCGCGCTGGGCCATCGAGCTGCAAGGCCACCACATCCCGGAGACCGACGAGTATGGGATTAGCAGTTTTGTGTATCGGGCGCGACGGCCGTTTCATCCCCAACGCCTGCTAGACTTCATCGAGGGCGGCGGCTTCAAGAGATTACTCCGCTCCAAAGGCTTTCTCTGGCTCGCCAGCGACACCGACATGGCCTACTACTGGTCGCAGGTGGCGCGGCACGGCTACTTCCAACTGGCCGGCCGCTGGTGGGCCGCCGAACCCCGCGCAAACTGGCCCGACGACGCCGAAGTCCAGTTGGAAATCACCGAAGCGTGGGCTGAACCCTACGGCGACCGCCGCCAGGAGATTGTCTGCATCGGCCAGAAGCTCAAGAAGGAGAAGCTCACCGCCCGCCTGGACGCCTGTCTGCTCACCGACGCCGAGTTCGCCCGCTGGCAAACGGGGCAGTTGACCCTGGAAAACCCATTCCTCATGCAAACCGATGAAGGAGAAGATGATGACAAATACATAACCCAACCAACCGACGGCAGCGGCCCAAAAACCTGA